From a region of the Alnus glutinosa chromosome 1, dhAlnGlut1.1, whole genome shotgun sequence genome:
- the LOC133867903 gene encoding homeobox-leucine zipper protein HAT5-like, with translation MAGGKVYVGASNMNVLLQSERLPCSSEVLEPLWIPSSEPSLHASKSMVNFEKVGGGDNTASPFFQPLGSDENGDEEDCDGCFHRPGKKRRLTANQVQLLERNFEVENKLEPERKIQLAKELGLQPRQVAIWFQNRRARFKTKQLEKDYDSLKTSYDRLRVDYDNLLKEKESLENEVNSLRDKLLDREKGKENEEPLDACKSSNAERQEPSLNAVSERVCKQEDASSVKSDVFDSDRDSPHYTDGNHSSLLEPTDSSHAFEPEQSDFSQDEEDNHSKILLPQACFLKVEDGCNDVPLANYWNFGFPVEDQPLCFWNY, from the exons ATGGCGGGTGGTAAAGTCTATGTGGGTGCTTCAAACATGAACGTCTTACTTCAAAGCGAAAGGCTTCCTTGTTCTTCTGAGGTCCTTGAGCCTCTCTGGATTCCCAGCTCTGAACCCTCTTTGCACG CTTCAAAATCCATGGTTAATTTTGAGAAGGTTGGTGGAGGAGACAACACTGCTAGCCCATTTTTCCAACCGCTAGGTAGCGATGAAAATGGTGATGAGGAGGATTGTGATGGGTGCTTTCATCGACCCGGAAAGAAAAGGCGGCTTACAGCCAATCAAGTTCAGCTTCTTGAGAGAAATTTTGAAGTGGAAAACAAGCTTGAACCAGAGAGGAAGATCCAACTCGCAAAGGAACTTGGTTTGCAGCCTCGGCAAGTTGCCATATGGTTTCAAAACCGGCGGGCTCGTTTTAAAACCAAACAACTGGAAAAGGACTATGACTCGTTGAAAACCAGTTATGATAGGCTCAGGGTTGACTATGACAATCTCCTCAAGGAGAAAGAAAGCTTAGAAAATGAG GTTAATTCCCTGAGGGACAAATTGCTTGATAGAGAGAAAGGGAAGGAAAATGAGGAACCACTTGATGCCTGCAAGTCATCAAATGCAGAGCGCCAAGAGCCAAGTCTCAATGCAGTTTCTGAAAGGGTGTGTAAACAGGAAGATGCAAGTTCAGTGAAAAGTGATGTTTTTGACTCGGATCGGGATAGCCCACATTACACTGATGGGAACCACTCTTCATTGTTGGAGCCTACGGACTCTTCTCATGCCTTTGAACCAGAGCAGTCAGATTTCTCACAAGACGAAGAAGACAATCACAGCAAGATCCTCCTGCCCCAAGCATGCTTTCTAAAAGTTGAAGATGGATGTAACGATGTCCCGCTTGCAAATTATTGGAATTTTGGTTTCCCAGTGGAAGATCAGCCCCTTTGTTTCTGGAATTACTGA